A single window of Sulfitobacter sp. JL08 DNA harbors:
- a CDS encoding TIGR00730 family Rossman fold protein, whose product MKEDRHSPFRDAHTDIETAEGIPNTPQTRAPAYKLAFADADFLCRDELRPVRLQLELLKPQMILDERGIESTVVLFGGARIPEPAHKDRARTKTLADLSKFYDEAREFARLMTLKSVQSYGREDVIVTGGGPGVMEAGNRGAIDAGGASIGLNIVLPHEQAPNEYVTPDLCFNFHYFAIRKMHFLMRAKAICIFPGGFGTLDEMFESLTLIQTGRMERVPFLLFGRAFWEKIINWEALADAGTISAEDLDLFRFVETATEAVDLIENWEPAPARDNLPGR is encoded by the coding sequence ATGAAAGAAGACCGCCACAGCCCGTTTCGGGACGCGCATACCGATATTGAAACGGCCGAAGGTATTCCCAATACCCCGCAAACGCGTGCTCCGGCGTACAAACTGGCATTTGCGGATGCCGATTTTCTGTGTCGGGATGAATTGCGCCCGGTCCGCTTGCAACTGGAACTGCTCAAACCCCAGATGATCCTTGATGAACGCGGGATCGAAAGCACAGTTGTACTGTTCGGGGGCGCGCGCATTCCCGAACCTGCGCACAAGGACCGCGCCCGCACCAAAACGCTTGCCGATCTTTCGAAATTCTATGACGAAGCACGCGAATTCGCGCGGTTGATGACGCTGAAATCTGTCCAGAGCTATGGCCGGGAGGATGTGATTGTCACCGGTGGTGGCCCCGGTGTGATGGAAGCCGGAAACCGTGGTGCCATCGACGCAGGCGGCGCATCAATCGGGTTGAACATCGTGCTTCCACACGAACAGGCCCCGAATGAATATGTGACGCCGGATCTGTGCTTTAATTTCCATTATTTTGCGATCCGCAAGATGCACTTTCTCATGCGGGCCAAGGCAATCTGCATTTTTCCGGGCGGATTCGGAACTTTGGACGAAATGTTCGAATCCCTGACGCTGATCCAAACCGGGCGTATGGAGCGCGTGCCGTTTCTGCTGTTTGGCCGCGCATTCTGGGAAAAGATCATCAACTGGGAAGCGCTGGCTGACGCCGGCACGATTTCCGCCGAAGATCTTGATCTGTTCCGTTTTGTGGAAACCGCGACCGAAGCGGTAGACCTCATCGAGAACTGGGAGCCAGCGCCCGCGCGCGACAACCTGCCCGGTCGTTAG
- a CDS encoding DsbA family protein — translation MALRRRDILGSTAVLLAVFGIPPLWRRAFPSFDFVPLDGFPGFRKLDQGPVSSGPVALIGLDAPDPSIAAERAELLQTPCAALYENHTPEDGLPIAVFSDYNCPYCFVLSERLIRLEESGAPIRLVWYELPLLGDRSDRSAKAALAAAEQGQYIAAHRYLMRKVLPPGPFGLRQMAQELDLDPDKLLRDVGGEPVASSLRKSKALASALGVIGTPATVIGRTLVLGSISPTNLDQLITLEAQDGPFRCLN, via the coding sequence GTGGCGCTGCGCAGACGGGATATTCTGGGGTCCACTGCGGTTCTGCTGGCAGTTTTTGGCATACCGCCATTGTGGCGACGCGCATTTCCGTCTTTTGATTTTGTACCGCTGGACGGGTTTCCCGGATTTCGGAAACTGGATCAGGGGCCGGTTTCATCAGGGCCGGTTGCCCTGATCGGGCTGGATGCACCGGACCCATCGATTGCAGCGGAACGGGCCGAATTGCTTCAGACGCCCTGCGCCGCGCTGTACGAAAATCACACTCCGGAAGACGGTCTGCCGATTGCCGTGTTTTCGGATTACAACTGCCCCTATTGTTTTGTGCTAAGCGAACGATTGATCCGACTTGAGGAAAGCGGAGCACCAATCCGGCTGGTCTGGTACGAACTTCCATTGCTCGGGGACCGTTCCGACAGGTCGGCCAAAGCTGCGCTTGCGGCGGCTGAGCAGGGGCAATACATCGCCGCGCACCGTTACCTGATGCGCAAGGTGTTACCGCCCGGTCCTTTTGGTTTGCGCCAAATGGCGCAAGAGCTTGATCTGGACCCCGATAAACTGCTGCGCGATGTCGGCGGTGAACCTGTTGCAAGCAGCCTGCGTAAATCCAAGGCGCTTGCCAGTGCCCTGGGCGTGATCGGAACACCGGCAACCGTGATTGGCCGGACACTGGTTCTGGGTTCGATCAGTCCCACAAATCTGGATCAGTTGATTACACTGGAAGCGCAAGACGGCCCGTTTCGTTGCCTTAATTGA
- the rlmN gene encoding 23S rRNA (adenine(2503)-C(2))-methyltransferase RlmN has product MSVKAPITQDVHTIPRKLPEGPINLVGLTRAALADTLVAHGTPEKQARMRTRQIWQWIYEKGVRDFDQMTNLAKPYRSELAQHFVIEVPEVVTRQVSSDGTRKYLVRIAGGHEVEVVYIPEEGRGTLCISSQVGCTLTCSFCHTGTQKLVRNLTAGEIIGQVMIARDDLGEWPEPGKSPNVEARLLSNIVLMGMGEPLYNFENVRDAMKIAMDPEGIQLSRRRITLSTSGVVPEIARTAQEIGCQLAVSFHATTDEVRDTLVPINKRWNIAELLDALRTYPKVSNSERITFEYVMLHGVNDSDEDAHRLVKLIEGIPAKINLIPFNEWPGAPYKRSSNNRIRAFSEIVYRAGYASPVRTPRGEDIMAACGQLKSATERERKSRKQIEAEAGL; this is encoded by the coding sequence ATGTCTGTAAAGGCGCCGATCACACAGGATGTACATACGATCCCGCGGAAACTGCCCGAGGGGCCGATAAACCTTGTCGGGCTGACCCGCGCGGCATTGGCGGACACACTGGTGGCCCACGGCACGCCGGAAAAACAGGCCCGGATGCGCACGCGCCAGATCTGGCAGTGGATTTACGAAAAGGGCGTGCGTGATTTTGACCAGATGACCAATCTGGCAAAGCCCTATCGTTCAGAACTGGCCCAGCATTTTGTTATTGAAGTTCCCGAGGTGGTAACCCGTCAGGTCAGCAGTGACGGCACCCGCAAATATCTGGTGCGCATTGCCGGCGGTCACGAGGTCGAGGTTGTGTACATTCCCGAAGAAGGGCGCGGCACGTTGTGCATCAGCTCTCAGGTCGGGTGTACGCTGACCTGTTCGTTCTGCCATACCGGCACGCAGAAACTGGTGCGCAACCTGACTGCCGGGGAAATAATCGGCCAGGTGATGATCGCACGCGATGATCTGGGCGAATGGCCCGAGCCGGGCAAAAGCCCCAATGTCGAGGCGCGGTTGCTGTCCAACATCGTTCTGATGGGCATGGGCGAACCGCTTTACAACTTTGAAAACGTGCGCGACGCGATGAAAATCGCCATGGATCCCGAAGGCATTCAACTGTCGCGCCGCCGCATTACACTGTCGACTTCGGGTGTGGTGCCGGAAATCGCCCGCACCGCGCAGGAAATCGGCTGCCAGTTGGCGGTGTCCTTTCATGCAACAACGGATGAAGTGCGTGACACGCTGGTTCCGATCAATAAACGCTGGAACATCGCCGAGTTGCTGGATGCATTGCGCACCTATCCCAAGGTCAGCAATTCGGAACGGATCACGTTTGAATACGTCATGCTGCATGGCGTGAATGACAGCGATGAAGACGCACACCGTCTGGTCAAACTGATCGAGGGCATTCCTGCCAAGATCAACCTGATCCCGTTCAACGAATGGCCCGGCGCGCCCTATAAACGATCCTCGAACAACCGGATCCGGGCGTTTTCGGAAATCGTGTATCGGGCGGGCTATGCCAGCCCCGTACGCACGCCGCGCGGCGAAGACATCATGGCCGCCTGCGGACAATTGAAATCCGCCACCGAACGGGAACGCAAATCGCGCAAGCAGATCGAGGCCGAGGCCGGGCTTTGA
- a CDS encoding invasion associated locus B family protein, giving the protein MGIKLAGAISGLCLAVLGSSAWAQEQSTNRVAAKTDWSVFVESDPKECWGVSSPKETVNTRDGRIVAVRRGDILLFVFYRPGAEVKGQVTFTGGYPFKPGSTVNLDIGGTEFELFTEDEWAWPASTADDAKIITAMKRGAQAVVTAVSSKGTQTKDTFSLLGFTAALEDAEKRCEG; this is encoded by the coding sequence ATGGGAATTAAGTTAGCGGGCGCAATTTCGGGGCTGTGTTTGGCGGTACTGGGCAGCAGTGCCTGGGCGCAAGAGCAAAGCACAAACCGCGTCGCGGCCAAAACGGACTGGAGCGTTTTTGTAGAAAGCGACCCAAAGGAATGCTGGGGCGTGTCATCCCCCAAGGAAACGGTCAATACGCGCGATGGCCGCATTGTTGCTGTACGCCGTGGCGATATCCTGTTGTTCGTGTTCTATCGTCCGGGTGCCGAAGTGAAGGGCCAGGTTACATTCACGGGCGGATATCCGTTCAAACCCGGTTCCACGGTCAATCTTGATATCGGTGGCACCGAATTCGAACTGTTCACCGAAGATGAATGGGCATGGCCGGCATCAACGGCGGATGACGCGAAAATCATCACGGCGATGAAGCGTGGCGCACAGGCTGTTGTCACGGCCGTATCGTCAAAAGGCACCCAGACCAAGGACACCTTTTCGCTTTTGGGTTTCACCGCCGCACTGGAAGATGCTGAAAAGCGGTGCGAGGGCTGA
- a CDS encoding asparaginase produces MNNSASAPVPMVEIWRGPFLESIHAGHAVICDEAGQIVQAWGDPEAVVLPRSSAKMIQGLPLITSGAADQAGLTTEQLALACASHNGAAIHTDRVAAWLKDLELGDDDFRCGPQWPDDKPANHALIRAYEKPCQMHNNCSGKHAGFLTLSQHLGAGPDYVDPDHPVQTACLEAFEQTTQQASPGFGVDGCSAPNFATTLHGMARAMAFFASAHERTDTTSQAAVRLSQAMMLHPDLVAGEGRACTELMRAMNGKVAIKTGAEAFFVAIIPEKKLGVALKIVDGTTRASECAIASILVKLGVLDAEHPATRKRRFAPILNRRGIEAGSIKPAATLL; encoded by the coding sequence ATGAACAATTCCGCATCCGCACCCGTTCCCATGGTGGAAATCTGGCGCGGTCCTTTTCTGGAAAGTATTCATGCCGGCCACGCCGTGATCTGTGACGAAGCAGGACAGATCGTTCAGGCATGGGGTGATCCCGAAGCCGTCGTGCTGCCGCGCAGTTCCGCCAAGATGATTCAGGGCCTGCCGCTGATCACATCAGGTGCCGCAGATCAGGCCGGTTTGACGACGGAACAACTGGCTTTGGCGTGCGCATCCCACAACGGCGCGGCCATTCACACCGACCGTGTGGCGGCGTGGCTGAAAGACCTTGAACTTGGCGATGACGATTTCCGGTGCGGCCCCCAATGGCCGGATGACAAGCCGGCAAATCACGCCCTGATCAGGGCATATGAAAAGCCGTGTCAGATGCACAACAACTGCTCGGGCAAACATGCGGGGTTTCTGACCCTGTCCCAGCATCTTGGTGCCGGGCCGGATTATGTTGATCCCGATCATCCGGTTCAAACCGCCTGTCTGGAAGCGTTTGAACAAACCACGCAACAGGCCAGTCCGGGTTTCGGGGTAGATGGCTGTTCTGCCCCCAATTTTGCAACAACCCTGCACGGAATGGCCCGCGCGATGGCCTTTTTCGCCTCTGCGCACGAGCGGACCGACACGACAAGTCAGGCCGCTGTAAGATTGTCGCAAGCCATGATGCTGCATCCTGATCTGGTGGCTGGCGAAGGCCGTGCCTGTACGGAACTGATGCGCGCGATGAACGGCAAGGTTGCGATCAAAACCGGTGCCGAAGCGTTCTTTGTGGCCATCATTCCCGAAAAGAAACTGGGTGTCGCGCTAAAGATCGTTGACGGCACCACGCGCGCCAGTGAATGCGCGATTGCATCCATTCTGGTCAAATTGGGTGTGCTGGACGCGGAACACCCCGCGACACGCAAACGGCGTTTTGCCCCGATTCTGAACCGGCGGGGGATCGAAGCGGGTTCAATCAAACCCGCTGCGACTTTACTTTGA
- a CDS encoding YciI family protein, whose translation MTDFIFAYHGGKMPETPEEGAKEMAKWQAWFENLGDAVVNPGNPVGMSKTVSAAGVADDGGANPLSGFTIVRAKDIDAAVAMAKGCPMVSSGNGSVEVAPVVEM comes from the coding sequence ATGACAGATTTCATTTTCGCCTATCATGGCGGCAAAATGCCGGAAACACCGGAAGAGGGCGCCAAGGAAATGGCCAAGTGGCAGGCGTGGTTCGAAAATCTGGGTGACGCAGTCGTAAATCCGGGGAATCCCGTGGGTATGTCAAAAACCGTAAGTGCCGCAGGGGTCGCAGATGATGGCGGCGCAAATCCGCTTTCGGGGTTCACCATTGTCCGTGCGAAAGACATTGATGCTGCTGTCGCCATGGCCAAAGGCTGCCCGATGGTCAGCAGCGGTAATGGCAGTGTCGAAGTTGCGCCAGTGGTCGAAATGTAA
- a CDS encoding SRPBCC family protein, with product MADIRLERKFKVTAERLFRVVTEHAQLLQWWGHDGMVVQKEHIDFSKTGPWFFDMSDQNGQRFKMSGQVTHVDSPRSVGFTWGWHDDTDQRGKESHVTFTIVPTASGARLIVDHRELPDSEIATRHEAGWSATLVRLGRILN from the coding sequence ATGGCTGATATCCGTCTGGAACGCAAATTCAAGGTAACAGCCGAACGACTGTTCCGGGTGGTCACCGAACACGCGCAGCTTTTGCAATGGTGGGGTCACGACGGGATGGTTGTTCAGAAAGAACATATCGATTTCTCGAAAACCGGGCCGTGGTTTTTTGATATGTCGGATCAGAACGGCCAGCGGTTCAAGATGTCAGGTCAGGTCACCCATGTGGATTCACCCAGATCCGTCGGGTTCACGTGGGGCTGGCACGACGATACCGACCAACGCGGCAAGGAAAGCCATGTCACGTTCACCATCGTTCCAACGGCATCTGGGGCACGATTGATTGTGGATCACCGGGAGCTGCCCGACAGCGAGATTGCGACCCGCCACGAAGCCGGTTGGAGCGCGACTCTGGTACGGCTTGGCCGGATATTGAATTAA
- a CDS encoding ArsR/SmtB family transcription factor, whose protein sequence is MSNLIKIFAALSDETRFTLVTRLMEKGEQPAGALVATADMTAPAISRHLKVLREAGVIRQRAEGTKRYYSVRPEAIQAISGWTLDHKAFWEAGLDRLDAFLAAEGENEDG, encoded by the coding sequence ATGTCGAACCTGATCAAGATATTTGCAGCCCTTTCGGATGAAACCCGTTTCACGCTGGTTACCCGATTGATGGAGAAAGGCGAACAACCTGCCGGTGCGCTGGTGGCCACGGCAGACATGACAGCGCCCGCCATTTCAAGACACCTGAAAGTACTGCGCGAAGCCGGCGTGATCCGGCAACGCGCCGAGGGAACCAAACGCTATTATTCCGTGCGGCCCGAAGCCATACAGGCGATTTCGGGATGGACACTGGACCACAAGGCATTCTGGGAGGCTGGCCTTGACCGGCTTGATGCCTTTCTGGCCGCAGAGGGAGAAAACGAAGATGGCTGA
- the serB gene encoding phosphoserine phosphatase SerB has protein sequence MAGPFVATLLTSPQGRKLDPSLVDSLRNAWGGGGALWLAADEAAEFTFPVMPDNHPQVWDDLQKLGVDLVVQQADNRKKKMLLADMDSTMIQQECIDELADEAGVGAHVADITARAMNGELDFNAALVERVGLLAGLDANVIHHVLATRITYMPGGAELVATMKANGAYTTLVSGGFTTFTHQVARHLGFDENRANSLMIDAGKLTGHVALPILGRQAKVDALVDISNRLGLPETDVMAVGDGANDLGMLTRAGTGVALHAKPAVAAQCDVRINHGDLTALLYIQGYSKAEFIRNN, from the coding sequence TTGGCAGGCCCGTTTGTTGCCACACTCCTTACCTCGCCCCAAGGCCGGAAACTGGATCCAAGCCTTGTCGACTCATTGCGCAATGCGTGGGGCGGCGGGGGTGCCCTGTGGCTCGCCGCGGATGAAGCAGCAGAATTCACCTTTCCGGTGATGCCTGACAATCACCCGCAGGTCTGGGATGATCTGCAAAAGCTGGGCGTCGATCTGGTGGTACAGCAAGCTGACAATCGCAAAAAGAAAATGCTGCTGGCCGATATGGACAGCACCATGATCCAGCAGGAATGCATTGACGAACTGGCAGACGAGGCGGGTGTGGGTGCGCATGTGGCGGACATCACCGCGCGGGCGATGAACGGAGAGCTGGATTTCAACGCAGCGCTGGTTGAACGTGTCGGTCTGCTGGCTGGGCTGGACGCAAATGTGATCCATCACGTTCTGGCGACACGCATAACGTATATGCCGGGCGGGGCCGAACTTGTCGCGACGATGAAGGCCAATGGCGCTTACACGACACTTGTTTCGGGCGGGTTTACGACGTTTACGCATCAGGTTGCCCGGCATCTGGGCTTTGACGAAAATCGCGCCAATTCCCTGATGATCGACGCCGGCAAACTGACCGGGCATGTCGCCCTGCCGATCCTTGGGCGGCAGGCCAAGGTTGATGCTTTGGTGGATATTTCGAACAGGCTGGGATTGCCGGAAACAGACGTTATGGCGGTGGGCGACGGCGCCAACGATCTGGGGATGCTGACACGGGCCGGAACCGGGGTCGCGTTGCATGCCAAGCCAGCGGTTGCCGCGCAATGTGATGTCCGGATCAATCACGGTGACCTGACTGCGCTTTTGTACATTCAGGGATACAGCAAAGCTGAATTCATACGAAATAATTAA
- a CDS encoding phosphoserine transaminase, translating to MAIKQPASRPANPRFSSGPCAKIPTFELQKLSDAPFGRSHRAAVGKAKLLAAIEETRDLLGIPADYRIGIVPASDTGAFEMAMWNLLGERPVEMVAWESFGAGWVTDAVKQLKIDATVHTADYGRIVDMAALNYDHDVCFTWNGTTSGVRMPNGDVIPSDRAGLTLCDATSAAFAMDLPWDKLDVTTFSWQKVLGGEGAHGMLILSPRAVARLENYAPAWPLPKIFRLTKGGKLIDGIFRGETINTPSMMAVEDYLVALDWARSVGGLTGLINRANANAAAIEAFVNANDWIAYLAEDPATRSNTSVCLKFTDARIVDGAAFAKAVAKRLDAEGVAYDIGAYRDAPPGLRIWCGGTVETSDISAMLPWLSWAFDAEIDAQMEAA from the coding sequence ATGGCTATTAAACAACCGGCATCGCGGCCGGCTAATCCGCGGTTTTCGTCTGGCCCTTGTGCCAAAATCCCTACATTCGAATTGCAAAAACTGTCTGACGCCCCGTTCGGGCGCAGCCATCGTGCCGCAGTTGGCAAGGCCAAATTGCTGGCCGCAATCGAAGAGACCCGCGACCTGCTTGGCATACCTGCCGATTATCGCATCGGTATCGTGCCGGCATCGGATACCGGCGCCTTTGAAATGGCGATGTGGAACCTGTTGGGGGAACGCCCGGTTGAAATGGTCGCATGGGAAAGTTTTGGCGCTGGCTGGGTCACCGATGCTGTCAAACAGTTGAAAATCGACGCGACGGTTCACACAGCCGATTACGGGCGGATCGTGGACATGGCGGCATTGAACTACGATCACGATGTTTGCTTTACCTGGAACGGCACAACCTCGGGCGTGCGGATGCCGAACGGGGATGTTATCCCATCGGATCGCGCAGGTCTGACGCTGTGTGATGCCACGTCGGCCGCGTTCGCGATGGACCTGCCTTGGGATAAACTGGATGTAACCACATTCAGCTGGCAAAAGGTTCTGGGCGGCGAAGGTGCACATGGCATGCTGATCCTGTCGCCCCGCGCGGTCGCCCGGTTGGAAAACTATGCACCGGCCTGGCCATTGCCCAAGATTTTCCGCCTGACAAAAGGCGGCAAACTGATTGATGGCATCTTCAGGGGGGAAACCATCAATACACCGTCGATGATGGCGGTGGAAGATTATCTGGTTGCCCTGGACTGGGCGCGTTCGGTTGGTGGACTGACCGGATTGATCAACCGTGCCAACGCAAACGCCGCCGCGATCGAGGCCTTCGTGAATGCCAATGACTGGATCGCCTATCTGGCAGAAGATCCGGCGACGCGGTCCAATACATCCGTTTGCCTGAAATTCACCGACGCCCGTATCGTTGATGGCGCGGCTTTCGCCAAGGCCGTTGCGAAACGGCTGGATGCCGAAGGTGTCGCCTATGATATCGGGGCCTATCGCGATGCCCCCCCCGGCCTGCGCATCTGGTGTGGCGGAACGGTAGAAACGTCCGACATATCAGCCATGCTGCCTTGGTTGTCCTGGGCATTTGACGCGGAAATAGATGCGCAAATGGAAGCTGCATAA
- the serA gene encoding phosphoglycerate dehydrogenase, producing the protein MAPKVLISDKLSDAAVQIFRDRGIEVDFMPDLGKDKEKLEAMIGQYDGLAIRSATKVTQKILDAATNLKVIGRAGIGVDNVDREAASKKGVIVMNTPFGNMITTAEHAIAMMFAVARQIPEASASTHAGKWEKSKFMGVELTGKTLGVIGAGNIGGIVCDRARGLKMKVVAYDPFLSQEKADKMGVEKVELDDLLKRADFITLHVPFTDQTANILSAEAIAKMKKGVRIINCARGGLVDEAALADALKSGHVAGAAFDVFKTEPAIENPLFNLPNVVCTPHLGAATTEAQENVALQVAEQMSDYLLTGAVTNALNMPSVTAEEAKVMGPWVKLAAHLGAFIGQMTDEPIKAINILYDGSVAAMNLEALNCSVIAGIMKKVNPDVNMVSAPVIAKDRGIQISTTNQDKSGSFDGYIKVTVVTEKRERSIAGTVFSDGKPRFIQIKGINIDAEIGSHMLYTTNEDVPGIIGLLGQTMGENGVNIANFTLGRSAAGGEAIALLYVDAAVPAPILKKLSDTGKFTQVKPLEFDVA; encoded by the coding sequence ATGGCCCCCAAAGTTCTTATTTCTGACAAGCTGTCAGACGCCGCCGTACAAATTTTCCGTGACCGGGGCATCGAAGTGGATTTCATGCCTGATCTGGGCAAGGACAAGGAAAAGCTTGAGGCGATGATCGGCCAGTATGACGGGCTTGCGATCCGGTCCGCTACAAAAGTGACCCAAAAAATACTGGACGCAGCGACCAACCTGAAGGTCATAGGACGCGCCGGGATCGGCGTGGACAATGTCGATCGCGAGGCTGCTTCGAAAAAGGGTGTGATCGTCATGAACACACCTTTCGGCAACATGATCACAACGGCCGAACACGCAATTGCAATGATGTTTGCCGTCGCGCGCCAGATTCCCGAGGCCAGCGCATCGACCCACGCGGGCAAATGGGAGAAATCCAAATTCATGGGCGTAGAGTTGACAGGCAAAACGCTGGGTGTGATCGGCGCGGGCAACATCGGCGGTATCGTCTGTGATCGCGCGCGCGGTCTTAAAATGAAGGTTGTCGCCTATGATCCGTTCCTAAGTCAGGAAAAAGCCGACAAGATGGGCGTTGAAAAGGTGGAACTGGATGATCTGCTGAAGCGCGCTGATTTCATCACCCTGCACGTTCCCTTTACCGATCAGACCGCAAATATCCTGTCTGCCGAGGCTATTGCGAAGATGAAAAAGGGAGTGCGTATCATCAATTGTGCCCGTGGCGGATTGGTGGACGAAGCAGCGCTGGCAGATGCACTGAAATCGGGCCACGTTGCCGGCGCGGCGTTTGATGTGTTCAAAACCGAACCTGCGATTGAAAACCCGTTATTCAATCTGCCCAATGTCGTTTGCACACCGCATCTTGGGGCCGCAACCACCGAAGCGCAGGAAAACGTTGCATTGCAGGTGGCGGAACAAATGTCCGACTATTTGCTGACCGGCGCAGTAACCAACGCGCTGAACATGCCGTCCGTGACTGCGGAAGAGGCCAAAGTGATGGGGCCATGGGTGAAACTGGCCGCGCATCTTGGTGCCTTTATCGGCCAGATGACAGACGAACCGATCAAGGCGATCAACATCCTTTACGACGGATCGGTCGCGGCGATGAACCTGGAGGCGCTGAACTGTTCGGTGATTGCGGGCATTATGAAAAAGGTAAACCCGGATGTGAACATGGTCAGCGCGCCTGTGATTGCGAAAGATCGCGGTATTCAGATCAGTACCACCAATCAGGACAAATCCGGCAGTTTCGATGGCTATATCAAAGTGACGGTCGTCACTGAAAAACGCGAAAGATCAATCGCGGGCACTGTGTTCAGCGATGGAAAGCCGCGCTTTATCCAGATCAAGGGCATCAATATCGACGCCGAAATCGGATCGCATATGCTTTACACCACGAATGAAGACGTTCCCGGAATTATCGGTCTTTTGGGGCAAACCATGGGTGAAAACGGCGTGAACATCGCCAATTTTACCCTGGGTCGATCGGCAGCGGGCGGCGAGGCGATTGCATTGCTTTATGTGGATGCCGCTGTGCCTGCCCCGATCCTCAAGAAGCTGTCGGACACAGGAAAATTCACTCAGGTCAAACCACTGGAGTTTGACGTTGCCTGA
- a CDS encoding metallophosphoesterase family protein, producing MTKPVYAIGDIHGQIDMLKAALALIESDGGPDAKVVFLGDYIDRGPDSCAVVQTLIEGYAQGRNWRALKGNHDRYLLRFMSDKNVHDSRTRPDLMWFNPILGGDKTMLSYGVYAKDGASVSNTHTAALSAVPQSHLDFLNDLDLTHTHDKLLFVHAGIRPGVPLADQVEDDLIWIREPFLSDPRDHGYLIVHGHTALDAPQHYGNRVNLDSGAGFGRPLTTAVFEGRDCWLLTPKGRIAFGP from the coding sequence ATGACAAAACCAGTTTACGCCATCGGCGATATCCACGGCCAGATCGACATGTTGAAGGCCGCGCTGGCTTTGATCGAATCCGATGGCGGGCCTGATGCCAAGGTGGTGTTTCTGGGGGACTATATTGATCGCGGGCCGGACAGTTGTGCCGTCGTGCAGACGCTGATCGAAGGCTACGCACAGGGCCGCAACTGGAGGGCCCTCAAGGGCAACCACGATCGCTATCTGCTGCGGTTCATGAGCGACAAGAATGTGCATGACAGCCGGACCCGGCCTGACTTGATGTGGTTCAACCCGATCCTGGGGGGTGACAAGACAATGCTGTCTTATGGCGTTTACGCAAAGGATGGCGCATCGGTCAGCAATACACATACCGCCGCTTTGTCAGCCGTTCCCCAATCGCATCTTGATTTTCTGAACGATCTTGATCTGACCCACACCCACGACAAGCTGCTGTTTGTTCACGCCGGAATTCGCCCCGGCGTGCCATTGGCCGATCAGGTCGAAGACGATCTGATCTGGATAAGAGAGCCGTTTTTAAGCGATCCGCGGGACCACGGATATCTGATCGTGCATGGCCACACCGCGCTGGATGCGCCGCAGCACTATGGCAACAGGGTCAATCTTGACAGTGGCGCGGGCTTTGGGCGGCCCCTTACCACTGCGGTGTTCGAGGGGCGGGATTGCTGGTTGCTGACACCAAAGGGTCGTATTGCGTTTGGGCCGTGA